A region from the Halobacillus mangrovi genome encodes:
- a CDS encoding TlpA family protein disulfide reductase, whose product MKKAPLFELPYIHNEESYQLDEDIGKVIVLTFWVSWCPDCGSDLPKKEQLYKTMDHDKVKMLTINVSGREREEEKGVQYADEFLTQPTLKDRDREIYNLYECEGVPTTTIIDQQGNVYDQFGDKASFLEIVKSIGKLI is encoded by the coding sequence TTGAAAAAAGCACCACTATTTGAACTACCTTATATTCATAACGAAGAATCTTACCAGCTAGATGAAGATATTGGAAAAGTGATCGTTCTCACGTTTTGGGTTTCCTGGTGTCCCGACTGCGGTTCGGACCTCCCCAAAAAAGAGCAGCTTTATAAAACGATGGATCATGATAAGGTGAAGATGCTGACCATCAATGTATCAGGCAGAGAAAGAGAAGAAGAAAAAGGCGTTCAGTATGCTGACGAATTTCTGACACAGCCTACCTTGAAAGACAGAGACCGGGAAATTTATAACCTATATGAGTGTGAAGGTGTCCCCACTACGACGATTATTGATCAGCAAGGAAACGTGTACGATCAATTTGGTGACAAAGCTTCCTTTTTAGAAATTGTAAAATCCATTGGAAAACTCATCTAG
- a CDS encoding methionine ABC transporter ATP-binding protein, whose amino-acid sequence MITIKGLSKVFHTKDKQVTAVDNLDLSIKKGEIYGVIGYSGAGKSTFIRLLNRLEDPTDGKVTINDQELTSLRKGKLRVARQEIGMIFQHFNLLWSRTVHDNIAFPLEIAGTPKAERQKRVDELIDLVGLSGRGNSYPSQLSGGQKQRVGIARALANNPKVLLCDEATSALDPETTDSILDLLVDINEKLGLTIVLITHEMHVIRKICHQVAVMEEGKIVEQGDVLDVFLHPKQQVTKKFVDQVMGDPEKEHSLGLIKDNYKSGEIVRLHFVGDSANQALISDLSRKFELDVNILHGKITQTQKGAYGTMFVQLEGTKEEINRAIQYIKETSVEVEVNPNV is encoded by the coding sequence ATGATTACAATCAAAGGCTTATCCAAAGTATTTCATACAAAAGATAAACAGGTAACTGCTGTAGATAACCTCGATCTTTCAATAAAAAAAGGGGAAATCTACGGTGTGATCGGATACAGTGGTGCCGGTAAAAGTACGTTTATAAGGTTATTGAATCGACTGGAAGATCCTACGGACGGTAAGGTGACCATCAATGATCAGGAACTGACCTCCCTGAGAAAAGGGAAGTTGAGAGTAGCGCGTCAGGAAATTGGGATGATTTTTCAGCACTTCAACTTACTTTGGTCTAGAACCGTTCATGATAATATCGCTTTTCCTCTGGAAATTGCCGGTACACCAAAAGCAGAAAGGCAAAAAAGAGTCGATGAATTAATAGACTTGGTGGGATTAAGCGGTCGTGGAAATTCATATCCTTCTCAGCTTAGTGGAGGGCAAAAACAGAGAGTAGGTATTGCTCGTGCTTTAGCAAATAACCCTAAAGTGCTTCTTTGCGACGAAGCAACCTCCGCTCTTGACCCTGAGACGACAGATTCAATTTTGGATCTGCTTGTAGATATCAACGAAAAATTAGGGCTGACTATAGTTCTGATCACTCATGAAATGCACGTTATTCGCAAAATTTGTCACCAGGTGGCAGTTATGGAAGAAGGGAAGATCGTCGAGCAGGGAGATGTTCTAGATGTTTTCCTTCATCCAAAACAGCAAGTGACGAAGAAATTCGTTGATCAGGTTATGGGAGATCCAGAAAAAGAACACTCCCTGGGACTTATAAAAGACAATTATAAGAGTGGGGAGATCGTAAGACTACACTTCGTTGGTGACAGTGCGAACCAAGCATTGATTAGTGATCTATCTAGAAAGTTTGAACTAGATGTCAACATTTTGCATGGTAAGATCACTCAAACGCAAAAAGGTGCCTATGGAACCATGTTTGTTCAACTTGAAGGTACTAAAGAAGAAATTAACCGGGCGATCCAGTACATCAAAGAAACGTCAGTAGAAGTGGAGGTGAACCCGAATGTTTAA
- a CDS encoding methionine ABC transporter permease: MFNQWFPNVSVEDMITATNETLYMTLVSVAGTFIIGLFLGLLLFLSGPGGLWQNKVLNMITASVVNVFRAIPFIILILLLFPFTDFLMGTIRGPKAALPALIIGGAPFYARLVEIALKEVNKGVVEAAKAMGAKYSTIIFKVLLPESMPALISGITVTAIALIGYTAVAGAIGAGGLGDFAYFYGFQRSNWDVVFICTILIIIIVFIFQFLGDLITRKLDKR, from the coding sequence ATGTTTAATCAATGGTTTCCGAATGTAAGTGTGGAAGACATGATTACGGCTACAAATGAAACATTATATATGACTTTAGTTTCTGTAGCAGGAACATTTATTATCGGGCTGTTCCTTGGGTTGCTGCTCTTTTTGTCTGGTCCAGGAGGGCTTTGGCAGAACAAGGTTTTAAATATGATTACAGCATCGGTTGTTAACGTGTTCCGTGCGATTCCTTTCATTATATTAATTTTACTATTATTCCCATTCACTGACTTCTTAATGGGAACCATCCGTGGTCCAAAAGCAGCGTTACCCGCTCTTATTATCGGGGGAGCCCCATTCTATGCTCGTTTAGTTGAGATCGCCCTGAAAGAGGTAAACAAAGGGGTGGTAGAAGCGGCGAAAGCAATGGGGGCAAAATACTCAACCATTATCTTTAAAGTACTGCTTCCGGAATCGATGCCAGCCTTAATATCAGGAATCACAGTGACGGCGATCGCTTTGATCGGCTACACAGCAGTTGCAGGAGCTATTGGGGCTGGTGGTTTAGGTGACTTTGCTTATTTCTACGGGTTTCAGCGTAGTAACTGGGATGTTGTATTTATTTGTACTATTCTAATCATCATTATTGTGTTCATTTTCCAATTCCTCGGAGATCTTATTACCCGTAAATTGGATAAAAGATAA
- a CDS encoding MetQ/NlpA family ABC transporter substrate-binding protein gives MKKLWTAALALLFVLVLAACGSSEENASGSEESSGEESSEIKVGATSVPHAEVLEQAKPILEEEGITLKIEEYQDYILPNKDLAEGRIDANYFQTIPYLELQEEENDYDFANLGGIHIEPIGVYSQKYDNLEDIEEGTTLVMSRSVSTHGRVLSLLEKEGLIKLDESVEKVDATVDDIVENPKNLEFDTGVDAANLPEVYKREEEVLAAINTNYAIEAGLSPQEDAIILEGTDSPYVNVVAAQSKDKDSEALNKLVEVLRSEEIQTFIKEEYDGAVVPVEGASE, from the coding sequence ATGAAAAAATTATGGACAGCCGCATTGGCCTTATTATTTGTACTTGTACTCGCTGCATGTGGGTCTTCTGAAGAAAATGCATCAGGTTCTGAAGAAAGCAGCGGAGAGGAAAGCTCTGAGATTAAAGTAGGAGCAACAAGTGTTCCTCATGCTGAAGTATTGGAACAAGCAAAACCTATTCTTGAAGAAGAAGGAATTACCTTGAAGATTGAAGAATATCAGGACTACATTCTTCCGAATAAAGATTTGGCTGAAGGACGTATAGATGCAAACTACTTTCAAACCATTCCTTATTTAGAGCTGCAAGAAGAAGAGAATGACTATGACTTTGCAAATCTTGGCGGTATTCATATTGAACCAATTGGAGTTTACTCTCAAAAGTATGACAATCTTGAAGATATTGAAGAAGGCACAACACTAGTCATGAGCCGTTCTGTTTCAACACATGGCCGTGTTCTTTCCTTGTTAGAAAAAGAAGGGCTTATTAAGCTGGATGAGAGTGTTGAAAAAGTAGACGCAACGGTTGATGATATTGTAGAAAATCCGAAGAACCTTGAATTTGATACAGGCGTAGATGCTGCTAACCTACCTGAAGTTTATAAACGTGAGGAAGAGGTGCTTGCTGCAATTAATACAAACTATGCTATTGAAGCAGGGCTTTCCCCTCAGGAAGATGCGATCATTCTTGAAGGCACTGATTCTCCTTATGTAAATGTGGTAGCAGCTCAAAGTAAAGATAAAGATTCCGAAGCACTAAATAAGCTAGTAGAGGTTCTTCGTTCTGAAGAAATTCAAACTTTCATTAAAGAAGAATATGATGGAGCAGTTGTACCTGTAGAAGGAGCATCTGAATAA
- a CDS encoding carboxymuconolactone decarboxylase family protein translates to MPEQEMNWTQAYLHDYKEGMGIFSERMPEVSHQFSQFSEACFKEGELSKKQKQLMALGISIVAQDEYCMIYHTKGCVDQGASEKEVLEACGVAAAFGGGAALSQAVTLVQEAYADLTTNLN, encoded by the coding sequence ATGCCAGAACAAGAAATGAATTGGACACAAGCTTATCTGCATGATTATAAGGAAGGAATGGGAATATTTTCAGAACGCATGCCTGAAGTCTCCCATCAGTTTAGTCAATTTTCCGAAGCCTGCTTCAAAGAAGGAGAACTATCCAAGAAGCAAAAACAATTAATGGCATTAGGAATTAGTATCGTAGCTCAAGATGAATATTGCATGATTTATCACACGAAGGGGTGTGTAGATCAAGGGGCTAGTGAAAAAGAAGTATTAGAGGCATGTGGTGTAGCGGCAGCTTTTGGCGGGGGAGCTGCTCTCAGTCAGGCTGTTACTCTAGTGCAAGAAGCTTACGCAGATCTTACGACAAACTTGAATTAA
- the sufC gene encoding Fe-S cluster assembly ATPase SufC, whose translation MAGSTLEIKDLHVEIEGQEILKGVNLTINGGEFHAVMGPNGTGKSTLASAIMGHPKYEVTKGEILLDGENVLEMEVDERAQAGLFLAMQYPSEISGVTNSDFLRSAINAQREEGDEISLMKFIKDMDSKMDTLDMDKNMAQRYLNEGFSGGEKKRNEILQLMMIQPAIAILDEIDSGLDIDALKVVSKGINEMRNDAFGCLIITHYQRLLNYITPDNVHVMMQGRVVKSGGPELAQRLEEEGYEWIKEELGIEDETVGQKA comes from the coding sequence ATGGCAGGATCAACTTTAGAAATTAAAGATCTTCACGTAGAGATCGAGGGTCAAGAAATCCTAAAAGGTGTTAATCTTACAATCAACGGCGGTGAATTCCACGCTGTTATGGGACCTAACGGAACAGGTAAATCTACTTTGGCTTCCGCAATCATGGGTCACCCTAAATATGAAGTAACAAAAGGCGAAATCTTGCTTGATGGCGAGAACGTTCTTGAAATGGAAGTAGACGAGCGTGCACAAGCTGGACTATTCCTTGCTATGCAATACCCTAGTGAAATCAGTGGAGTCACAAACTCTGACTTCCTTCGCTCAGCAATCAATGCTCAACGTGAAGAAGGCGATGAAATCTCCCTGATGAAATTCATTAAAGATATGGATTCTAAGATGGACACGTTAGACATGGACAAAAACATGGCGCAGCGTTACTTGAACGAAGGCTTCTCCGGCGGTGAGAAGAAACGTAATGAAATTTTGCAATTGATGATGATTCAACCAGCTATCGCAATCCTTGACGAGATCGACTCCGGTCTTGATATTGATGCGCTGAAAGTCGTTTCCAAAGGGATCAACGAGATGCGTAACGACGCATTCGGCTGCCTAATCATTACACACTATCAGCGTCTTCTTAACTACATCACTCCAGACAATGTACACGTGATGATGCAAGGGCGTGTAGTTAAATCTGGCGGACCTGAACTTGCTCAACGTCTTGAAGAAGAAGGTTATGAGTGGATTAAAGAAGAGCTAGGAATTGAAGATGAGACGGTAGGACAAAAAGCGTAA
- the sufD gene encoding Fe-S cluster assembly protein SufD: protein MTVEVTLPYDKEYVTQFSQGQQEPEWMTNLRLSALEKSESLPLPKPDKTNIQKWNFTEFNHQVKGEAIDSLDSLPVEIQDFLDKEKEQQNLVIQRNHTVAYGTIDQKLKDQGVIFTDIGTALREHGELVEKYYMNDAVHMDEHRLTALHAALMNGGIFLYVPKNVQIEEPIQAIFWQEDPQASLINHILVVAEENSSVTYVENYISHNKEEKTSANIITEVIAKDGAKVSFGAVDNFEAGTTVYTNRRGVAYRDAVIEWALGQMNEGNTVSENITHLIGDNSHSNAKTVAIGRGTQKQNFTANITHFGKGSDGYILQHGVMKDKASAIFNGIGKIEHGASKSNAEQESRVLMLSKDARGDANPILLIDEDDVTAGHAASVGRVDPIQLYYLMSRGISKFEAERLIIHGFLAPVVKQLPVEAVKRQLTQVIERKVY, encoded by the coding sequence ATGACAGTAGAAGTCACACTACCATACGATAAAGAGTATGTTACTCAATTTTCCCAAGGCCAACAAGAGCCTGAATGGATGACAAACCTTCGTCTTAGCGCCTTGGAAAAATCTGAATCTCTGCCGCTTCCTAAACCGGATAAAACGAATATCCAAAAATGGAACTTCACAGAGTTCAATCATCAGGTTAAAGGAGAAGCCATTGATTCTTTAGACTCCTTACCAGTTGAAATTCAGGACTTTTTAGATAAAGAGAAAGAACAGCAGAATCTTGTAATTCAGCGGAATCATACTGTTGCTTACGGAACCATCGACCAGAAGCTGAAAGATCAAGGTGTGATCTTTACTGATATCGGCACAGCGCTTCGTGAGCACGGTGAGTTGGTAGAAAAATATTATATGAACGATGCGGTACACATGGACGAGCATCGTCTTACAGCCCTCCATGCGGCATTAATGAATGGTGGTATTTTCCTATACGTGCCAAAAAACGTACAAATTGAAGAGCCGATTCAAGCAATCTTCTGGCAGGAAGATCCACAGGCATCTTTAATCAACCATATTCTCGTTGTGGCAGAAGAAAACAGTTCAGTAACGTATGTAGAGAACTACATCTCTCATAATAAAGAAGAGAAAACTTCAGCTAACATCATTACAGAAGTAATCGCTAAAGATGGAGCGAAAGTTTCATTCGGAGCTGTTGACAACTTCGAAGCTGGTACAACCGTTTACACGAATCGTCGCGGTGTTGCCTATCGTGACGCGGTCATCGAATGGGCGCTTGGCCAAATGAATGAAGGTAACACGGTTTCTGAAAATATCACTCACTTGATCGGTGATAATTCTCATTCCAATGCTAAAACAGTTGCGATCGGAAGAGGAACTCAGAAACAAAACTTTACAGCGAATATCACTCATTTCGGTAAAGGTTCTGACGGATATATCCTTCAGCATGGTGTCATGAAAGATAAAGCATCTGCCATTTTTAATGGAATTGGTAAAATCGAGCACGGTGCATCTAAATCTAATGCTGAACAAGAATCTCGGGTGTTAATGCTAAGTAAGGACGCTCGAGGTGATGCTAACCCGATTCTTCTCATTGATGAGGATGATGTAACAGCAGGACACGCGGCTTCCGTAGGACGAGTAGACCCGATTCAGCTTTACTATCTGATGAGCCGAGGAATATCTAAATTTGAAGCAGAGCGCTTGATCATTCACGGATTCTTAGCGCCTGTTGTTAAACAATTACCTGTGGAGGCTGTTAAACGTCAGCTTACACAAGTAATTGAAAGGAAAGTATATTAA
- a CDS encoding cysteine desulfurase, with amino-acid sequence MDVKAVRDQFPILHQEVNGHPLVYLDSSATSQKPIQVIEKLDEYYRGYNSNVHRGVHTLGTKATDEYEGAREKVRRFISASSTQEVIFTRGTTTAINTVAASYGRTNLGEGDEVVITPMEHHSNIIPWQQVAKETGATLKYMPLQPDGTISLEDARETITERTKIVAIMHVSNVLGTINPVKEIAQIAHQHGAVMLVDGAQSAPHMRIDVQDLDADFYAFSGHKMCGPTGIGVLYGKKSLLRDMEPVEFGGEMIDFVNWYDSTWKELPWKFEGGTPIIAGAVGLGAAIDFLTEIGLDDIKAHEQKLADYAQEQMKKIDGMTIYGPNERAGLVTFNLSDVHPHDLATVLDAEGIAVRAGHHCAQPLMRWLEVSATARASFYLYNTEEEIDRLVEGLQTTKEYFGDVF; translated from the coding sequence ATGGACGTAAAAGCGGTACGTGATCAGTTCCCGATTCTGCATCAGGAAGTGAACGGACATCCGCTCGTCTATCTTGATTCCTCAGCAACTTCTCAAAAACCGATTCAGGTAATTGAGAAGCTGGATGAATATTACCGTGGTTACAATTCAAACGTTCACCGTGGAGTCCATACGCTGGGAACAAAAGCGACGGATGAATATGAAGGCGCACGTGAAAAAGTAAGACGCTTTATTAGTGCTTCAAGCACTCAAGAAGTCATTTTCACACGCGGGACGACCACAGCTATCAATACGGTCGCTGCAAGCTATGGACGAACGAACCTTGGAGAAGGTGATGAAGTCGTCATTACTCCAATGGAACACCATAGTAATATCATTCCTTGGCAACAAGTAGCGAAAGAGACAGGTGCTACTTTAAAATATATGCCATTACAGCCGGATGGCACGATTAGTCTTGAGGATGCAAGGGAAACGATTACTGAACGCACAAAAATAGTCGCTATCATGCACGTTTCTAACGTTTTAGGTACAATTAACCCAGTGAAAGAGATAGCACAAATCGCACACCAGCATGGGGCTGTCATGCTTGTTGATGGTGCTCAAAGTGCGCCGCACATGAGGATTGATGTTCAGGATTTAGATGCAGATTTTTATGCTTTTTCTGGACACAAAATGTGCGGGCCAACAGGTATCGGTGTACTCTATGGAAAGAAATCACTTCTTAGAGACATGGAACCAGTAGAATTCGGTGGAGAAATGATCGATTTTGTAAACTGGTATGACTCGACCTGGAAAGAGCTGCCTTGGAAATTTGAAGGCGGGACCCCGATTATTGCTGGAGCTGTCGGCTTAGGTGCAGCTATTGATTTCTTAACGGAAATCGGTCTGGATGACATTAAAGCTCATGAACAGAAACTGGCAGACTACGCTCAAGAACAAATGAAGAAAATAGATGGAATGACGATCTATGGACCAAACGAACGGGCAGGATTAGTGACATTCAATTTATCAGATGTCCACCCTCATGATTTAGCTACAGTACTTGATGCAGAGGGCATTGCTGTCAGGGCTGGACATCACTGTGCACAGCCTCTCATGAGATGGCTAGAGGTGTCAGCAACCGCGAGAGCCAGTTTTTATCTTTACAATACAGAAGAAGAGATTGACCGACTTGTTGAAGGATTACAAACAACAAAGGAGTATTTTGGCGATGTCTTTTAA
- the sufU gene encoding Fe-S cluster assembly sulfur transfer protein SufU, translated as MSFNNLDTLYRQVIMDHYKNPRNRGSIEGDHMTVDMNNPTCGDRIQLQLQVDDGIVKDAKFDGEGCSISLSSASMMTQAIKGKPIDEALKMSEIFSDLMQGKEVDEEDIDLGDIEALQGVSKFPARIKCATLAWKAMEKGVDEEKQD; from the coding sequence ATGTCTTTTAATAACTTAGATACGCTGTATCGCCAAGTCATCATGGATCATTACAAAAACCCAAGAAACCGCGGGTCAATCGAAGGCGATCATATGACCGTCGATATGAACAACCCGACATGCGGAGACAGGATCCAGCTTCAGTTGCAAGTGGATGATGGCATCGTTAAAGATGCTAAATTCGATGGTGAAGGCTGTTCGATCAGTTTATCTTCAGCCTCCATGATGACTCAGGCTATCAAGGGAAAACCAATAGATGAAGCACTGAAAATGTCCGAAATCTTCTCAGATTTGATGCAAGGTAAAGAAGTGGATGAAGAAGATATCGATCTTGGGGATATTGAAGCACTTCAAGGAGTTTCGAAATTCCCAGCACGAATCAAATGCGCTACGCTAGCGTGGAAGGCGATGGAAAAAGGTGTCGATGAGGAGAAGCAGGATTAA
- the sufB gene encoding Fe-S cluster assembly protein SufB: MAKKAPEVGEYQYGFHEKDVSIFRTQKGLTKEVVEQISNYKEEPKWMLDFRLKSLEQFYKMPMPQWGGDLSELNFDDITYYVKPSERSERSWDEVPEEIKNTFDRLGIPEAEQKYLAGVSAQYESEVVYHNMEKDLEELGVIFKDTDSALKENEDIFKEYFGKVIPPSDNKFAALNSAVWSGGSFIYVPKDTKVETPLQAYFRINSENMGQFERTLIIADEGSSVHYVEGCTAPTYSSSSLHSAVVEIFVKDNAYCRYTTIQNWANNVYNLVTKRAVAESNATMEWVDGNLGSKLTMKYPAVLLKGEGARGMTLSIALAGKGQHQDAGAKMHHLAPNTSSTIVSKSISKHGGKVTYRGIVQFGRKAEGARSNVECDTLIMDNESTSDTIPYNEIMNENISLEHEAKVSKVSEEQLFYLMSRGISEEEATEMIVMGFIEPFTKELPMEYAVEMNRLIKFEMEGSIG; this comes from the coding sequence ATGGCTAAAAAAGCGCCAGAAGTCGGAGAGTACCAATATGGGTTCCATGAGAAAGATGTTTCGATCTTCCGTACCCAAAAAGGTTTAACGAAAGAAGTAGTTGAACAGATCTCCAATTATAAAGAGGAACCTAAGTGGATGCTTGACTTCCGTCTTAAGTCTCTAGAGCAGTTTTATAAAATGCCAATGCCTCAATGGGGCGGCGATTTGTCCGAATTAAACTTTGATGATATTACGTATTACGTGAAGCCTTCTGAACGTTCTGAGCGTTCTTGGGACGAGGTTCCAGAAGAAATTAAGAATACCTTTGATCGTCTTGGAATTCCAGAAGCGGAGCAAAAATACCTTGCCGGTGTTTCCGCTCAGTATGAATCCGAGGTTGTTTATCACAATATGGAGAAAGACCTTGAAGAATTAGGTGTTATCTTTAAAGATACAGACTCAGCTCTAAAAGAGAATGAAGATATCTTTAAAGAATACTTCGGTAAAGTGATTCCTCCATCTGATAACAAATTCGCAGCGTTGAACTCTGCAGTATGGTCCGGAGGCTCCTTCATTTATGTGCCGAAAGACACGAAGGTAGAAACACCACTGCAAGCGTACTTCCGTATTAACTCTGAAAATATGGGGCAGTTCGAGCGTACGTTAATCATTGCAGACGAAGGATCTTCTGTACACTATGTAGAGGGTTGTACAGCACCTACGTACTCTTCAAGCTCTCTACACAGTGCGGTAGTAGAAATCTTTGTGAAAGATAACGCTTATTGTCGTTATACAACGATCCAGAACTGGGCAAACAACGTTTATAACCTGGTTACAAAACGTGCGGTAGCTGAGTCTAACGCAACGATGGAATGGGTTGATGGTAACCTTGGATCCAAGCTTACGATGAAGTATCCTGCTGTTCTCCTTAAAGGTGAAGGAGCACGAGGAATGACTCTATCCATCGCACTTGCCGGTAAAGGCCAGCACCAGGATGCAGGAGCCAAAATGCACCACTTGGCGCCAAATACGTCCTCAACGATCGTTTCTAAATCCATCTCTAAACATGGTGGTAAAGTAACGTATCGTGGTATTGTCCAATTTGGACGAAAAGCTGAAGGTGCTCGTTCCAACGTTGAATGTGATACGTTGATTATGGATAACGAGTCTACTTCAGATACGATTCCTTATAACGAAATCATGAATGAGAACATCTCTCTAGAGCACGAAGCGAAAGTTTCTAAAGTCTCTGAAGAGCAATTGTTCTATCTAATGAGTCGAGGCATCTCTGAAGAAGAGGCGACTGAAATGATCGTCATGGGCTTCATCGAGCCATTCACAAAAGAGCTGCCAATGGAATATGCCGTAGAAATGAACCGTCTGATCAAATTCGAAATGGAAGGTTCTATTGGTTAA
- a CDS encoding CHAD domain-containing protein, which translates to MSDHYIRQIDHRGRLVIPKEIRNQVEFSNKNLKLGPLSLKKELKLSKTTEENEAFKALDSQGRLLIPANYKNELDWNQEKKIDITTDHDYAVWQDEVQVCEICGSSDTLVSVKKAFVCEDCLGEGNEQVVNRWRVYMQGLVSSYLEYCELSLEQEDEESVHQARVNGRKIRALMEFIQVTNHPLLDRLNAAHKRLGKVRESEVFMDEFKERAEKTSKEQYEEVYRQLSDQAGKKKIKHHKNLKSKLPKIINETFVEQWKHFKDQEIRYYVLPLLVEERIQDFENGFAQAVEKYLELSSKQDHNDKHTLDALHSVRIISKKIRYIHNALHEIYASDYKQEAKYFKSFQRQLGEINDLKDWLEMFNKYRENIDSKKKHTKAIYQLLLDELSNLMDELNLEESLPHTKH; encoded by the coding sequence ATGAGTGATCATTATATAAGACAGATCGATCATAGGGGCAGGCTGGTAATTCCTAAGGAAATAAGAAACCAGGTAGAATTTTCTAACAAAAATCTTAAGCTTGGACCTTTAAGTCTCAAAAAAGAACTTAAGCTTTCTAAAACTACTGAGGAAAACGAAGCATTTAAGGCGCTGGACAGCCAGGGGCGCTTACTTATTCCCGCCAATTATAAGAATGAATTGGATTGGAATCAAGAAAAGAAAATTGATATTACGACAGATCATGACTATGCGGTCTGGCAAGACGAAGTTCAAGTGTGTGAAATTTGCGGATCCTCAGATACTCTGGTATCCGTTAAAAAAGCATTCGTTTGTGAAGATTGTCTTGGAGAGGGTAATGAACAAGTGGTAAACCGCTGGAGGGTATACATGCAGGGGTTAGTTAGTAGTTACCTGGAGTATTGTGAACTTTCCCTTGAACAAGAAGATGAGGAAAGTGTGCATCAGGCTCGTGTCAATGGACGTAAGATCCGTGCTCTGATGGAGTTTATCCAGGTCACCAACCATCCATTATTGGATCGTTTAAATGCTGCTCATAAACGCTTAGGCAAAGTAAGAGAGAGCGAGGTGTTTATGGACGAGTTCAAAGAACGTGCAGAGAAAACTTCTAAGGAGCAGTATGAGGAAGTTTATCGCCAGCTCAGTGATCAGGCAGGAAAGAAAAAGATTAAACATCACAAGAATCTTAAAAGTAAGCTTCCGAAAATTATCAATGAAACGTTTGTAGAGCAATGGAAGCATTTTAAAGATCAGGAAATTCGCTATTATGTGCTGCCTCTACTAGTGGAAGAGAGGATCCAGGATTTCGAAAACGGATTTGCTCAAGCCGTTGAAAAGTATTTAGAATTGTCTTCAAAACAGGATCATAATGATAAACATACCTTAGATGCCTTACACTCCGTTCGAATTATTTCTAAAAAAATCAGATACATTCATAATGCCCTTCACGAAATTTATGCATCTGATTACAAGCAAGAAGCAAAGTATTTTAAGTCGTTCCAGAGACAGTTAGGTGAAATTAACGACCTAAAGGATTGGCTCGAGATGTTTAATAAATACCGTGAAAATATTGATAGTAAGAAAAAGCATACTAAAGCGATTTATCAATTGTTGCTGGATGAATTGTCCAACCTTATGGATGAACTAAACCTGGAAGAAAGTCTTCCACACACCAAGCACTAG